The genomic interval CGAGATCGCGTTCCGGCGCGATCAGATCGCGCACGCGCTGCTTGAGTACCTTGGCTTCGGGAAAGCCGCCATCGGCCTTGCGCTCCCAGATCTGCACATCGTCGCAGGTGATGCGAAACACCCCGCCGCGACCGGGCTCCAGGCTGACCTTGGCGAGGTCCTCGCCGAAGGTGCTGAGCAGCTCCTGGGCCAGCCAGGCGGCGCGCA from Azotobacter salinestris carries:
- a CDS encoding SelT/SelW/SelH family protein produces the protein MTTAKPEILITYCTQCQWLLRAAWLAQELLSTFGEDLAKVSLEPGRGGVFRITCDDVQIWERKADGGFPEAKVLKQRVRDLIAPERDLGHSDHP